The segment CCAAAGACAGATAGGGCATGAGCTGAAAAGAGGAAAGTGAAAACAGAGCCGTCCACGTCTAACCTGCTGTTGCACCTTCTTGGAAGACCTAAAAGTCGAGGGCAACAAATGGGATCTCTGTGGAGTGAGCTGAGACCAATCTTCAAAGAAGGCCTGAAAACTGGCCTGCATCGTCGCAACCGCCgcgaccaatagctcgttgccacgtcacaagtCTGTTTGATGCGGCAATGAGCTAGTGGCCTCCAATGCCCACAAGTTGCGACGTTGCAAGTCAGTGTTAAGGCCTTCTATAGCTAATGGTCTCGAGTATGAATGTTGCTCTTAGATCTAAGTAAGAATCAACTTAATTGAGCCATTATTCTTTTTGAATAACTTTGTGCATATCTGAACAAATGTTTTATGTACAGAGAGGATTGGAACGTAAAACGAATTAGTCTAGTTTTGTCCATTTCTAGAGATATAATTGCTTTCTTTATCAACTATACAATGAAAAGTCCAAAAAATACAATGTAGGGCCAATTACTTCTTATATCATTAGACTGTAATGGGTGTcagactttagttggggaaagtaaatgcggttggtcgctgtgctggtcacatgacaccctgctcgttaattgttggagaaagaaacaaagaaacttGACACCATCTGCCCtgtggatcgcaaggtctgaaaggggagctgtACTAATGCGGCCAGTTAACACGAGTGTCGGACAtttatttgcccccccccctcccagccGGACATCGCTGTTCTTAGCTGTTTGTGTATAAGGTATTCGAGACAACACAAAATTATcttatgttaaaaaatatttcttaaaactaaaatatcatCCATCTTCATTTTCCGCCACGCTTTTTAAATCGATGTAGGGTCATTTCTTATCGGCTTCGTTAACCGAATTTGACATTAGAAAAACAAGTTTGCATTCACTTAGTTATGTAATGCAATAAATAAAAGCCTGTCCTACAGCACAGATAAACTTCCACCAGCGGTCTATAATCCTGTCGCTAACTTACAGCTTATGGCATTTGTATCCACAGGATGCACGAGTATGAACCCTTGTTAATGGACACCTCACTCAATAGTCGACGGACCGATCAAGCGTAACTATGTGACAGCGTACGAAAAGGTTGTGTTTCCTGACATATGATggtcttagtctcttatcctacTAGATGTAATTATCTACGCTCAAAGCGGAAGATCGCTCAGTACGTGACAAACATCTATTCAAGGGAATCCTTTAAGAAACTCGGATCTACTTGTCTGTTTAGTCTATCGAGAAATAGCCATTGAAAACAACACTGAAGCAATGTAAATGAAAATACCAAGCTATTGATTCAGGATTCATATGAATTGGTGTTTTATTAATTAGGCAAACAGTAATCTCCTTTTCCTTTACAGTTTGATTTTTTAAGATCCTGTGGACatcatttatcttatcttattaaatacggacgttactttaaaatagaagatgattacgtccagaAAACACAgcaacataacaaaaaaaaaaaagcggtaTGGGGAAACAGTGCACCTTAAGAGCATAGAACGTGTTACCATGTGAATTAATGAGTTAGGAGAGTTTAAGTcgttaattaacatgcacgactagattaacacgtGGCCGTAAGCGGCCGCGCATTATCAAAAAGAACGTCTGCTAATTATAAGAGTGGAAGAATGAGCAAATCTATTCAGCTTTTCTTATTCTGCATACTGTAATAAATATCTTAATACTAGGTTATAGAAATGCAGTTTGATAACTTCtagctttatattttttttaaatcttcttgTCTATGTATATCTTGTGGTTTGTTTCTAGAGGATGTTTTGACAACTTTTTCCCGACAATTTTCTCACTATATTTTAGGTAAAGAGTTGTCGAACCTTTTTCCCAAGGGGAATGAACTGCTGGGCTCCCTTCTCCACGGCAGTGTCGTAAGCGACTGCACCAATGGCTGCCTGAACAGTCGCTTTGGGAATCCAGGCAATGGAGACAAACAGCCGCTCCTTCTTATTCAGGTCAGTGTAACATGTGGTGAGGCTGGCCGTGACAACTCGCACAAAGAGTCCAGCAAACAAGATTCCAATCGCGATACCTAAGAGTTGAGGGTAAAGATTTAAATATACAATAGTGGCATGGATTCTACTAGAGTTTGTaagttgttatttgttttttgttgttttttttaggtagcagaacatttttattagatttagtaGCATACATTTGTCAGACATATAGATCAGTTATATTATTGGTGAATCATTATGGAATATTATATAGACTTTTTGACGCTAATACTTAAACACATAGTATATGTTctattggaggcgcggtgggtgagccgtaaagcgcttggtttccaaaccgagggtcctaggttcgaatcctggtgaagactgtgcaCGGTCTAATGGATACTTGACGTTAGTTGTGGGAAAAGTAATagcggatggtcgttgtgctgacaaACTGACAGCCTCGTAAACctggtccacagaaacagatgacccttttTTATGTAGTTTATTCAGATTATGctttcatttacactaacacacaagacaaacaggttaacacatccacgtccagaccatataCTACTGTTGAGCAgccaaggttattgagaagttttatatagttcatgatcaaatacactgttcattgtaatatacacgctggagttcatcaattataaagtcgtagtcgcagatataggagcacaagcgagtggtcaaaacaagattagtttttcatgttcattacaaaGAGCGAAGGTCCGAAATTGTTGAGAGTTAAAGATTTTACTGGTGTGTTTACCAGCTGACAGATCAGCTTGAATACCTATTGTTctgatgtttttatgtccaacacTATATACTTATTATGTAGACTATGACTACAAACATGTCTGGTCTGGCGACAATTGTCCCCTAATGAAACCCCGGGGCAACTTGTCTTCACCAGTTGACACCGAGAGTTCTGTTATAGTTAGAATCACCACAGACTGAAAAgataaaatctaatatctgtgaGTATTAtgagtaatcatttttttttagaaataggCCAAGAACAAACAAAGCTCCAtttggtcgagggttcaaatcctgcccgctcccatcccccgtcgtcctgcgggaggtttggcctaggaagtaaactatcttcaactctgaaggaacatccgaaacatgtaaaacattttacaaaacaaaacaaacaatagacaAGTTTAGATTCAAATAGTTGCCACAGCTTCTAACAAGTCTCTGACAGTATTtttaacatttagaaataatggacatttcaaatatatatgcttctcgttatcagcatttttaaaatgacataATTTACATTCATGGACatttgcctgtttttttttactatagggGTCATTCCAAAGATAcgtctataagataagatatttctctagcttttggtgtaGGTGTTTGAATGTGTCTATGGATTATttcaccccaagaactctccgCCACTTAATCCTATTGACTAGGTTTCCTTGTAACAGCTTTTTACGTAttgtgtatgattctttggttttgttgtgtattaaatgttcattaccaggtgAGATTCTTGagatagatctgtaaaatggatgagtgaatgtaccaaaatagtgaggagtgTCATTatgtattggaagaagactacttaatcttaaaccataatagtaaattgtcaagggaaagCTGGTTGGGTTcctaactacttgacctacaaattttagccttagcgaatgtatttttgttttaacatcttgtAAGTCTATCCCCCCCcgcccccatcctctttgttttgaatgagtgtagtgtgcttaatgctcctaatagtgtttttaaatataaagcttctaattaaTTTGTTCAGCTTTTCTATGAATTTGGGTggtggctctgtaatgttagctaaatagacaatctgtggaatgaccaaactatttatcaatattgctctaccaaatattgtagaacctttgtgctgatacagtttaatcaagtttgaggctttgacaaaaatattctcccactgttctttacaatagaacaaaggTCTACAAAGTATAGACAATATAAAAAATCTTGATGTTATCTTCAATTTTGAAAGTGCTATTctctttgaatttccatttccctagtcccattacagaggatttatttatatttatttttgaaccactagcttccccgaaaaatgtaaatttcTTTAGTATATTTCCAATATCTTGTTttgaagaaggaaaaaaaaggttgtattATCCGCATTGGGGTTTTACTTTTTGACCTTTATTTTCCAGTTGAAAATATACTTTATTCATCGAAACGACAGACTTTAAGATATAATGCTTAAAATTTGACAAAATAGCTTTTAAATAGGTCTAAAAGTCAATGTATAATTAGACACGAACACATGCTCAAGTGACAATTCTATTCTATTAAGTTATTGTTTCtaagtgtattttatttctaaaacagTTATTGAACATTTTAACTATTATGATGCATAAGGAGAAAAAAGTcgagttcccatttcagactaTGCTGTATATAGTACAGATGATGTaagattaacgagggtgtcatgtggccagaacaacaaccaacagacttcacttttccccaacaaaagtCAGTACcgattaaagctgggtggactcagaagcgccccaaagatcccgaaattaaaaatcttcagCAGGATTCGAGTCCTGGGCACTCCGGTTATAAAAGCCAAGCATATAAACACCGCGTATGTAAATTTCTGGAACCACAAGATTTCTGGAAATATTTCAGTTATGTGCTTGAGACTAAGAGGTATAATGGTGCAAACCACCGGACATTTGCTAATAATCTTCTCAATTGACATTAATACATGTAACGGTAGTCTGGGGGAAGGGTTAGTGGCTGCTTCATTTTCATAGTATTGTTATAACCCCGCCATGCACatcgccatccaagatagtgcagaaggtgcgcactgttagagactagacagagaaggtgcgcactgttagagactagacagagaaggtgcgcactgttagagactagactgagaaggtgcgcactgtaagtgactagactgagaaggtgcgcagtgttagagactagactgagaaggtgcgcactgttagagaatagactgagaaggtgcccactgttagagactagactgagaaggtgcgcactgttagagactagactgagaaggtgcgcactattagagactagacagagaaggtgcacactgttagagactagactgagaaggtgcgcactgttagagactagactgagaaggtgcgcactgttagagactagactgagaaggtgcgcactgttagaaaCTAGACTGaaaaggtgcgcactattagagactagactgaaaaggtgcgcactattagagactagactgagaaggtgcgcactattagagactagactgagaatgtgcacactgttagagactagactgagaaggtgcgcactattagagactagactgagaaggtgcgcactattagagactagactgagaatgtgcacactgttagagactagactgagaaggtgcgcactgttagagactagactgaaaaggtgcgcactattagagactagactgagaaggtgcgcactgttagagactagactgagaaggtgcacactgttatagactagactgagaaggtgcacactgttagagaatggactgagaaggtgcacactgttagagactagactgagaaggatgttgacattagaaggAAGAGAATaagttccgcccaagtctagagctgaTAAAGAGGCTGTGTTCAAAGCAGATGTTGTTCTATGTATTTTTGATGTCTCCATGTGAATACACATCTATATCGTTGAGTCGTCTCTCCtataagttattacaatattatatctcaataaaagaaatgactGCATAGGTTACAATTACCCACACTCCCGATTTCCAAAGATGAAAAATCGACTGCTGCACCAATCAAACTAAACAGGAGCGGCATAAACAACATCCACAACACAGCAGCCACATCTTCAACGGGGTTCTGgttagaaatacaaaaataacgATAAGTAAAATACGTGTCGTCTGCTATAGTTtcaaggtcatttttttttagttaattgtCAGAGTAGGGGGCTAAAGATTCCTAGGTTGTTTGACATGATATAAAGAAGCTTCACTCTCTGATTATTTTGATTTAAGAGATGAATGGACACACGAgagaattaaattaaaatatcaataataaaacatagaaatatttataagtagCAGGATGGtgacacagtggcgtagcaagggtgggggggggatttgaaaATCCCACCAGGCCTCCACTTGAGAGGAGCCGCTAAATGCGTGtctcaaatttgtttttacattaaaaattacgccattttctcatgtcatgatgaggaatgtcaaaatgcaggtgcccttaaagaggtcaagccccgcCCCCTCCCCacgcccccaaatccctagctaagCCACTATTGTGACATGGGCCGGTAGACTAAGAGTGAACTCTCCCACATCGTCGTAGAGAACCTTTGCTCTTCAACTAGCATAGGAGGCAGTGAAACatcttatagatctactactgaATTGATTTTCAATGCAATTACAGAAAAGCATCGTAAATACTAATATATGCTTGGaactacaaaataaatatataatgctACAGACATTGCATAATAAAAACGATCTTTTAGGCATAACAAAGAATGTACAAACTTAAATACAGAACACAAAGTGCCATCtttaaaacaacacaaaataattcCACCTCTAAGccgaaaaatgaaaaataaaacattgcaatCTCTTACTTTGGTCTTTTTCTCTTGATAATCTTTTCTCCACCCATGGGCGGCAACAAAGGACACTGTTATACAACCAAGTGGGCCGCTTCCTGACCAGTCTAATATTTTACTTCCAAATATGGCCAACAAGGCCGCACCAATCAACAAGGCCGATCTGAACAAGACCAAATTTTTCTAGTGAATAAAATGAATGCGAAAAACTTTATAGATGTACACAAGTTTGTTTGACTATTCTAGAACTCTGTaatatacagtggcgtagctagggtggggggaatAGGGTGAATTCGAAAATCTTCCCGGCCCCCACTGGAGGGGTCCATAAgagagtgttttttacattagaaAGGCCAAGCCCCTATCACGGCTCCCTAACAAATAGacaattcctagctacgcccctggtaaTAAAGATAATCTAATTAACGTCTATTATAAAATCTCATCTCAATGTGTACTTAGTGTACTTTCTTCATTTTATAAAATGGCTTATTTATAAAGTATCGTTCATGTTATATCATGCTCAGTGTACAGTGGTCCGATCTTTTttgtctgggagaaggtttccgcgCTGCCTTTTGGCAAACACAACTGAGATCGAGTCCGAGATTCAAACTCGACCCTCCTCGACTCagccactcagccacacatcagACTCTAAACGTAAAGGTTCCAACCTGTGTTAGAAGTCGAGATTCAAGAAAAACTAAGCTATCCTATAATCATATTTCATATAGTTTTAATTTGGACGTTAAAAGTCAAACTTACACTGTGTCTCTGTGGTATATACCATAATAAGAGTCCAACAACAACACCATAAGACACTCCAACGACAGCCTCCAGTGGTCCTTTGATTATGCCCCATACTAAATTGTCTAAGAGAAATAGATATGTTTTAGTTGACaagtataacaaaaaaaaaaatattctaaccTTATTATGTAACACTAATTTAGTTTTGAAGCCAAAACATGAGGCTAAATGAACTCAACTGCAATGCACATTTCCATAGACCAAGTTCAGATCACATGAAAGCTAATATTTATCTTTTGTGTTCTGTTTATTTATAGGGGTAAACTGCCATATATGTCAGTTGCTGGCTCCTTCATTTGTTTCTGACACTTTAAACGAATACAAATTTGCAAtcgatttatttttttccccatttttaaCGATGTATTAAACAATTACGGATACAGAATTTCAAGAGATAGACTATATgggtttttttacaaagcttttatcaactcgctctgtctgtttgtctgtctgtgtgcATGTATGTTAGGCCAAAAgtctgtacatgttatttctcccacacccaatctcggatgaagctgaaattttgcacaattatttcttttacctgacaacacaagaatcaataagaaaacttaactaattagtaaatttaatattggtaattaattattttttttagcatcttgaacaagggaaaaaatagtacttgacttaCAAGGTGGTACAGGCTGAATAAGCCCCCTTCATAGATTGTCGTTTGAGACTTGTTACAAGTTTAAtaatatgactgatccaaactaatttatacacttaatataagctttgtttgtttttttaagtgttttttttttgttgttgttgttttgtattttgcttgttgagtattataattattcttacTTTCTACAACATCAAACACAAAACGAAACGCTTTACGTCTATTTACATTTGACATATttgttataattaaaatattattataactaAAAGAGTTGTCTACCTTGAGTAAATGCTAAGTCTAACAGAACTCCGAAGCCTGTGACAGCTAGAACAGAGTCCAGGGAGCAAGCTGCAATGATCAACGTTGGGATTCCTTTATTTAGGCCATAGCCTCGCTCTGATAAGTTTAACATCAAGGGAACAACTACGGCAGGGGATACCACCGCCATTACAAATCTGTAGTAATACACACATGAAAATAAAGAATGCAGGATGTAGTATAGTCCTTGTTAGTCTGGGTGAATGTTActatcaaatttaatttttacttaaatTATAAATTGGAATATTTTCCTGTCTTTCAAAATATAACTAGTGTTATAGGTTTAGAATAAGGGTAACGTGATAGGGAAAGTGACgagactataaatagactatttTAGACGGAACTAGGGAATGATGGGATATTAACAAAATAAGGAATTATGGGAAGATGACAGTGAAGTAACGAACTCACACTTTTAGCAAGCaagatgtttgttttattttagaacTGTGACATTAGAACTGTGCCCCATTATTGTTTATCAAATATTATTTCTCAAGTTTATAAAGTCTTATCAAGTTATTCATAGACTTTAATATATGTTGTGTGGTTTGAATCGAACTCCATTTAGTGATTTAcataaaatatctagatctacatattcaACAAAACACCACATTCAACACTAGGATAGATGGAAGAGATAAACACGGTGTAAGTGTAGACTGAAAAAGGGAGCCAAGAAGCAAAGTTAACAAAATATAATGGATTGTTTCCCTTGCTACGGGATTTTCGCCCTTACCGTTGTATCTCCCCCAAAGTTAATGGTCAATCAATAATTAGGGTTATCAGAGgatccgtaaaaaaaaaaggacatatcCTGCTATTTGATACCGTGTCCTATTTGAGTGgcctaaaaagtaaaaagtccTGGTTTTGCTCCGTTCTTTTCTGCAATGGTATAGATCAAGTATCAAACAATAGGATTCACTGTGTCATATTTGGGTctagtttttaaagttgaaattgttgcgtttttgttgttgttttttttgtgtggtcaTCCTTCTGTTTTCCTTTGGGCTTACAGTCACCAGGTAACACTAAATAACTTGCCTGTCACAATAAGTAATTCATAAGTATGTTGAGAGGCTCATATAGAACAATGATGTCCAACCATTTTCGACATGGGGGCCATATAGATTTCCAAAACATGTGTCACTGACACCAAGTGGAACCAATTCTCTGATGCTTCATTAAGTATAGTGGGCAGAAATGTGTGTCAGACCAAATAGCACTGTGTCTCGTGCCGGATATGGTACCAGGGCAGTAGGTTGGGAATGTatctattgttaaaaaaaaaaaaagatttacccAAGCATGAACGCCCATGTCCACGGAAAGTCCAGTACAAATCTGGCCAGCAGTCCACATGTTATACATTCTAGTAAACTGGGCCCAAAGGCAAGTCTGAAGACAACCCACGACAGTTTTTTCAAGGCCACAGGATCAAGTCCAAGTCCAGCTCTTGTTAATATCACGCTCAAAGCTATAGATCTGATCAAATGGATACATCATTTAGACATCATTTAGTATGACAGGCAAAACGATAGTCAAAATCAATATCACACTTATAACTATAGATCTGATAAAATTAATACATTATTTAGTCCAGCATCAATAGCTATAGTTCAGTTAATATTACACTCAAAGCTATAGATCTTATCAAGACCGGATATACCGCAGTACAGATAGTGCATCAGCCGAGGGCTTCGCCATCACAGGGGCTTCCACAGCTCCACTGAACTAAAAAGTttacattaaaaagaaataggcatgctacatacaaaaataaagaaaatcttgATAATGCGTGAAAACTAAGTCTAAGTTCATCTCCATTAAAGTCTTCAACGCAGAGTAGAGGCCTTGTTAAACATCTTGCCCTGGGATTGTATTTATATCTTATAGCTTGTACTTATATCTGATAAAATCAATATTATTTAACAGCTCGTTTAAAGTTATAGTCCAGTTATGGTTATAGATCTGATTAAATTGTTATCATTTCAGTTCGGTcaacaacaacagagctagacaggccttacaGTATAACCCCAAGGACACAAGACGTAGGGGAAGACCAAAGAAAACATGGCGTCGCAGTTTACTaaatgaagccgagaggacatgaaagagctgggaagccattaaaaaactagcaagaaaCCATTGAGAGtgacgtgtttttactgaggccctatgttccatgagtaacgcaaaggaaagatgatgataatgatagatTTCGCTAGGAATAAATATGCTACTTCTGttatatttatgtgaatgtttctgttgtgttgtctgtatatgagaaaagagtccttttaatcacaacaaatttccataaggatcaataaaacagACTTAGTCTTAACAGTGTACTGATTACAAACCTAGCTGTTGACGACCAAGATGATTGTATCTGTTTAGCGACATTGATTCCTTCCACATTCCCTAGAATGGCGCCAACTACGAGCATGCCAACTAGAGGCGGAAGTACTGTGTGTTTCACTATGTAACCAGCACACCAAGCAGCTATGAACATAATTAACATTGGAAACAGGCTGCCTCCAGGCATAACCTCCATTTTGGCGATGGACAGTAGAGTAGCCCACCACATTGCGAAGAGCACAATGACCAGCAAGACTGCTCCAACTTTGCCAGAAGGTGGACAGAGGAAGCCGTGTGCCAATACCCTGAAGCGATTGGCTTTCTCTGGAAGTGGGTGATGAGAAGCCAGCAGATGGCGGGAAAATGATTTCAGATAATCACATCTTGAATGCTTCActttgtctttgtttgtacaacTGCAACTAGCCGAAATGTAAACATCTAGGgacaaaaaaagaacaacaataaaaatatagacaacaaaaataaaactgcaACGACAATGACTTAAAACTTATATTAAGAAGTGTGTAGCTAAGGATTAAGGCTACAGTC is part of the Biomphalaria glabrata chromosome 2, xgBioGlab47.1, whole genome shotgun sequence genome and harbors:
- the LOC106076348 gene encoding sodium/hydrogen exchanger 9B2-like isoform X3 produces the protein MSLHCENRNRRGNLSKASQRMMVPILDSEQECDVQSTVNTPIHSDPYSADSLDCDSNSKSPSYFDSVSSSQLNGQSKGDLNSANTDVYISASCSCTNKDKVKHSRCDYLKSFSRHLLASHHPLPEKANRFRVLAHGFLCPPSGKVGAVLLVIVLFAMWWATLLSIAKMEVMPGGSLFPMLIMFIAAWCAGYIVKHTVLPPLVGMLVVGAILGNVEGINVAKQIQSSWSSTARSIALSVILTRAGLGLDPVALKKLSWVVFRLAFGPSLLECITCGLLARFVLDFPWTWAFMLGFVMAVVSPAVVVPLMLNLSERGYGLNKGIPTLIIAACSLDSVLAVTGFGVLLDLAFTQDNLVWGIIKGPLEAVVGVSYGVVVGLLLWYIPQRHSKNLVLFRSALLIGAALLAIFGSKILDWSGSGPLGCITVSFVAAHGWRKDYQEKKTKNPVEDVAAVLWMLFMPLLFSLIGAAVDFSSLEIGSVSRLESCLLDSLCELSRPASPHVTLT
- the LOC106076348 gene encoding sodium/hydrogen exchanger 9B2-like isoform X2 gives rise to the protein MMVPILDSEQECDVQSTVNTPIHSDPYSADSLDCDSNSKSPSYFDSVSSSQLNGQSKGDLNSANTDVYISASCSCTNKDKVKHSRCDYLKSFSRHLLASHHPLPEKANRFRVLAHGFLCPPSGKVGAVLLVIVLFAMWWATLLSIAKMEVMPGGSLFPMLIMFIAAWCAGYIVKHTVLPPLVGMLVVGAILGNVEGINVAKQIQSSWSSTARSIALSVILTRAGLGLDPVALKKLSWVVFRLAFGPSLLECITCGLLARFVLDFPWTWAFMLGFVMAVVSPAVVVPLMLNLSERGYGLNKGIPTLIIAACSLDSVLAVTGFGVLLDLAFTQDNLVWGIIKGPLEAVVGVSYGVVVGLLLWYIPQRHSKNLVLFRSALLIGAALLAIFGSKILDWSGSGPLGCITVSFVAAHGWRKDYQEKKTKNPVEDVAAVLWMLFMPLLFSLIGAAVDFSSLEIGSVGIAIGILFAGLFVRVVTASLTTCYTDLNKKERLFVSIAWIPKATVQAAIGAVAYDTAVEKGAQQFIPLGKKILNQAVLAILIAAPLGSALIALLGPRLLHKTEDLHGDIQKESQEQSQTELGHVNEAFEGHESIYTRL
- the LOC106076348 gene encoding sodium/hydrogen exchanger 9B2-like isoform X1; the protein is MSLHCENRNRRGNLSKASQRMMVPILDSEQECDVQSTVNTPIHSDPYSADSLDCDSNSKSPSYFDSVSSSQLNGQSKGDLNSANTDVYISASCSCTNKDKVKHSRCDYLKSFSRHLLASHHPLPEKANRFRVLAHGFLCPPSGKVGAVLLVIVLFAMWWATLLSIAKMEVMPGGSLFPMLIMFIAAWCAGYIVKHTVLPPLVGMLVVGAILGNVEGINVAKQIQSSWSSTARSIALSVILTRAGLGLDPVALKKLSWVVFRLAFGPSLLECITCGLLARFVLDFPWTWAFMLGFVMAVVSPAVVVPLMLNLSERGYGLNKGIPTLIIAACSLDSVLAVTGFGVLLDLAFTQDNLVWGIIKGPLEAVVGVSYGVVVGLLLWYIPQRHSKNLVLFRSALLIGAALLAIFGSKILDWSGSGPLGCITVSFVAAHGWRKDYQEKKTKNPVEDVAAVLWMLFMPLLFSLIGAAVDFSSLEIGSVGIAIGILFAGLFVRVVTASLTTCYTDLNKKERLFVSIAWIPKATVQAAIGAVAYDTAVEKGAQQFIPLGKKILNQAVLAILIAAPLGSALIALLGPRLLHKTEDLHGDIQKESQEQSQTELGHVNEAFEGHESIYTRL